The proteins below come from a single Erysipelothrix piscisicarius genomic window:
- a CDS encoding FtsX-like permease family protein has protein sequence MYSKLALRNVKKSYRDFFIYFITLTFSVSLFYVFSSFGAQASIMDLSSSQGSMVEALTRIMNAMSYIVAVVFAFLILYANHFLIKRRHKELGVYTLLGMPKRYISRILIYETLYIGVFSLGSGLLLGLALSQVMTLLSAKVLSVATHYHFVFSMVATVKTIVCFMIIFTVVMIFNGVILNKYKLIDLLRSKRQNETLKVRKTWMSVVIFILACVLIGYAYKLALKPMELIRLLPLVLVAGALGTFMLFLSFSGFMLKFMQLNQKRYYKGLNSFVFRQVSAKISTTYKMMSVITLMLLIAIGALATAFNLNYVLGNELEKATGYDVSVVVSGSEGKDYARLIDEVKGFEHQTTASLYDLGIEAKDMGMEQELYQGQRILFMTETDFNGLRTHEGYEPIHLDEDEVYFQKAPTAGLQGSDLEKLDAIPILGQAFVLQANHDVKPVRIANGSMIHGSLFVVNDVHLSTLKAEMISNDAWNQNTFISNLDVHGSQKEVVEKLENNFEGQSLGLYHNILSSEDVKASMSGTELLFTYVGIYLGLVFLLSSVVVLALQQLSEASDNQSRYRVLTKLGADEHMLKRSILKQITIYFFLPLLIALIHAYVGIKAMNVNLNLAGLAPDTMVPAILTTSAISMYLIYFIITYFSSKAITLEA, from the coding sequence ATGTACTCTAAACTCGCACTTCGTAATGTTAAGAAGAGCTATCGAGATTTCTTTATCTACTTTATCACCTTGACGTTCTCGGTCTCTCTATTTTATGTTTTTTCTTCATTTGGTGCACAAGCATCAATTATGGATTTAAGTTCATCACAAGGTTCAATGGTTGAGGCGTTGACACGTATTATGAATGCGATGTCCTATATTGTCGCCGTTGTCTTTGCATTTTTAATTCTCTATGCAAATCATTTTTTAATTAAGCGTCGCCATAAAGAACTGGGCGTTTATACGTTATTGGGGATGCCGAAACGCTACATATCTCGAATTTTAATTTACGAAACACTCTATATTGGGGTCTTTTCATTAGGCTCTGGATTGCTTTTAGGTCTTGCTTTATCTCAAGTTATGACACTATTGAGTGCAAAGGTTCTAAGTGTAGCAACACATTATCATTTTGTATTTTCAATGGTTGCGACTGTGAAAACAATTGTGTGCTTTATGATTATTTTTACAGTAGTCATGATTTTTAATGGTGTGATTCTTAATAAATATAAATTAATTGATTTATTGCGTTCAAAACGTCAAAATGAAACACTTAAAGTACGTAAGACATGGATGAGTGTTGTCATTTTTATTCTTGCATGTGTCCTTATTGGGTATGCCTATAAACTGGCATTGAAACCAATGGAACTGATTCGTTTGCTTCCCCTTGTGTTGGTTGCAGGGGCATTGGGAACTTTTATGCTCTTCCTATCGTTTTCTGGATTTATGCTTAAATTTATGCAATTAAACCAAAAACGTTATTACAAGGGTTTAAATAGTTTTGTCTTTCGTCAAGTGAGCGCAAAAATCAGTACAACGTATAAAATGATGTCTGTGATTACCTTGATGTTGTTGATTGCGATAGGAGCCCTTGCTACTGCATTTAATTTAAATTATGTACTTGGCAATGAACTGGAAAAAGCAACCGGTTACGATGTTAGTGTTGTCGTTTCCGGTTCAGAAGGGAAGGATTACGCGCGTCTTATTGATGAAGTCAAAGGCTTTGAACATCAAACAACCGCATCCCTTTATGATCTGGGCATTGAAGCGAAGGATATGGGGATGGAACAGGAACTTTATCAAGGTCAACGCATTTTATTTATGACAGAGACTGATTTCAATGGTTTACGAACGCATGAAGGGTATGAACCCATTCACCTTGATGAAGATGAAGTTTACTTCCAAAAAGCACCAACCGCAGGGTTACAGGGCAGTGATTTGGAGAAACTGGATGCGATTCCAATTTTAGGACAAGCGTTTGTGCTTCAAGCAAATCATGATGTGAAACCGGTAAGGATTGCGAATGGATCCATGATTCACGGATCACTCTTTGTGGTTAATGATGTTCATCTATCAACATTAAAAGCAGAAATGATTTCAAATGACGCATGGAATCAAAATACATTCATATCCAATCTTGATGTTCATGGCTCACAAAAAGAAGTCGTAGAAAAACTTGAAAACAATTTTGAGGGACAGTCTCTTGGCTTGTATCATAATATTCTTAGTTCCGAAGATGTGAAAGCGTCAATGAGTGGAACCGAACTCTTATTTACCTATGTGGGTATTTATCTTGGATTGGTGTTCTTGTTAAGCAGCGTGGTTGTATTGGCGCTTCAACAGCTTTCGGAAGCCAGTGATAATCAATCACGTTACCGTGTTCTCACAAAATTGGGTGCCGATGAGCATATGCTTAAACGTTCAATTCTAAAACAGATAACGATTTATTTCTTTTTACCACTTCTCATTGCGTTAATCCATGCTTATGTTGGTATCAAAGCAATGAATGTGAACTTAAATTTAGCGGGTCTTGCACCGGACACCATGGTGCCTGCAATTCTTACAACCAGTGCAATCAGTATGTATTTGATCTATTTCATCATTACGTATTTCTCAAGTAAGGCCATTACACTGGAAGCTTAA
- a CDS encoding FtsX-like permease family protein encodes MYFKIAYRNVKKSYKDYSVYFITLTFSVALFYIFGSFEQQSAILKMTAGQGQAVQALVTTMNVMSAIISVVFAFLILYANQFLIRRRQKELGLYTLLGMPKRNIARILTYETLYIGVMSLGTGLVLGYLGSQATAILSAQLLKANITYHFIFSIKATLKTILSFSVIFIIVLIFNGNVIRKHKLIELFHAHRVNETAENKRAVLQFMVGVILLILAYKWALVPLHLVVFMPLIIALGSFATFVIFKALSGFMLKFMKINQRLYYKNLNVFVFRQVASKVNTTYKMMAVVSLLLLFGIATLSTGFNLNSVMDEQIKRNTPFDYTLMVPYLSIERDLEIETFIADQNIEGFASMNLYNTDYDADVLDSVVMHAKSQQQPRIYLADIEDYNMIRVIHNQPTIDLSPNSVYPYGLKHHNQTLKADAKVILGKGDYNVVDDRDDESISIRNGDFNDVVLLMNTETLHDTLASQTKPVTMTTIYNVNTDKSSLLQTSIEHKLDELGYDHNDIISVSSEQLFEMLLGIELIFTFMGLYLGVVFLISSGVILALQQLSEASDNQVRYRVLEKLGTDEGMMHHAIFKQVALYFFIPLLLAGVHAWVGISAVNINLDLAGLKATSFMPTLLTCVGVIGIYFVYFIATYLGSKSIIKGN; translated from the coding sequence ATGTATTTTAAAATAGCCTATAGAAATGTTAAGAAAAGCTATAAAGATTATTCTGTATATTTTATCACATTGACCTTTTCGGTAGCCCTTTTCTATATCTTCGGATCCTTTGAACAGCAGTCAGCCATTTTAAAAATGACGGCAGGGCAAGGTCAAGCTGTGCAAGCCCTTGTAACAACCATGAATGTTATGTCAGCCATTATTTCTGTTGTGTTCGCATTTTTAATTCTCTATGCGAATCAATTCTTAATTCGACGTCGTCAAAAAGAGTTGGGCCTTTACACATTACTGGGGATGCCAAAACGAAACATTGCGCGAATCCTAACATATGAAACCCTCTATATTGGTGTGATGTCCTTAGGGACCGGGTTAGTTCTTGGCTATCTCGGATCTCAGGCAACCGCAATTTTAAGTGCTCAACTCCTTAAAGCGAACATCACATACCATTTTATTTTCTCAATCAAAGCAACACTTAAAACAATCCTAAGCTTTTCCGTTATTTTTATCATTGTCCTTATCTTCAACGGTAATGTCATTCGGAAACATAAGCTTATTGAACTCTTTCATGCACATCGCGTCAATGAAACTGCTGAAAACAAACGTGCTGTTTTACAATTTATGGTAGGTGTCATTTTACTGATTCTTGCTTATAAATGGGCACTTGTACCCTTACATCTTGTGGTCTTTATGCCTTTGATTATTGCCTTGGGATCATTTGCTACGTTTGTTATTTTTAAAGCACTTTCCGGCTTTATGCTTAAGTTTATGAAGATCAATCAACGCCTCTATTATAAAAATCTCAATGTCTTTGTATTTCGCCAAGTTGCCTCAAAGGTCAATACTACTTACAAGATGATGGCGGTTGTAAGTCTTCTACTCTTATTTGGTATCGCAACATTATCAACGGGGTTTAACCTAAATTCAGTTATGGATGAACAAATTAAACGCAATACACCTTTTGATTACACCTTAATGGTGCCGTACTTATCGATCGAACGTGATCTTGAAATTGAAACCTTTATTGCGGACCAGAACATCGAAGGCTTTGCATCAATGAATCTCTACAACACTGATTATGATGCGGATGTACTCGATAGTGTTGTGATGCACGCCAAAAGCCAACAACAACCACGAATCTATCTTGCGGATATTGAGGATTATAATATGATCCGCGTCATACACAATCAGCCAACCATTGATTTAAGTCCGAACAGTGTATACCCTTATGGTCTTAAACATCACAATCAAACCTTAAAAGCGGATGCTAAAGTTATCTTGGGTAAGGGAGATTATAATGTTGTTGATGATCGTGATGATGAGTCGATAAGCATTAGAAATGGTGATTTTAATGATGTCGTCTTACTCATGAATACGGAAACACTTCATGATACACTTGCATCTCAAACGAAACCCGTAACGATGACAACAATCTACAATGTGAATACAGACAAAAGCAGTTTACTCCAAACATCTATTGAACACAAACTTGACGAATTGGGATATGATCACAATGATATTATAAGTGTTAGTTCAGAACAACTGTTTGAAATGCTATTGGGAATTGAGCTGATTTTTACTTTTATGGGACTTTATTTGGGCGTTGTTTTCTTAATCAGTAGTGGTGTCATTCTTGCCCTACAGCAACTTTCTGAAGCAAGTGATAATCAGGTACGCTATCGTGTACTTGAGAAATTGGGAACGGATGAAGGCATGATGCATCACGCCATTTTCAAGCAAGTTGCCTTGTATTTCTTCATACCACTCTTGCTGGCTGGTGTTCATGCATGGGTTGGGATATCTGCGGTTAATATAAACTTAGATCTTGCAGGCCTTAAGGCAACCAGTTTTATGCCAACCCTTTTAACGTGTGTTGGGGTTATCGGTATTTATTTTGTATACTTTATTGCAACCTATTTAGGCAGTAAGTCAATAATTAAAGGAAACTAG
- a CDS encoding GyrI-like domain-containing protein, producing the protein MNLFIREDIRTNSFDDPEFEQKLASMWERFNTSLPHYDAAKYAVYTDYKTDYKGLYSLGLATEFEQTSELLVVDERNDYQVFPVDVTDEFGVLNTWKLIWSLEASDKLKRAYTIDFEKYYEDGRIDIFIAVE; encoded by the coding sequence ATGAATTTATTTATAAGAGAAGATATTCGGACGAATAGTTTTGATGACCCGGAGTTTGAACAAAAGCTTGCTTCAATGTGGGAGCGATTCAATACATCATTACCACATTATGATGCGGCGAAATATGCAGTCTATACGGACTACAAGACAGACTATAAGGGATTGTATTCTCTGGGCCTTGCAACTGAGTTTGAACAAACAAGCGAATTGTTGGTCGTGGACGAACGCAATGATTATCAAGTGTTTCCTGTTGATGTAACCGATGAATTTGGTGTTTTAAATACATGGAAATTGATCTGGTCGTTGGAGGCATCGGATAAGTTAAAACGTGCGTATACCATTGATTTTGAAAAATACTATGAAGATGGACGTATCGATATCTTTATCGCAGTAGAATAA
- a CDS encoding ABC transporter permease gives MVIKMAFKNVRKSYKDYTVYFVTLAFSVALFYIFGSFQDQAGILELTNQMGRTFELVSEALNVIPFIVVVIFAFLIVYANNFIIGRRKQEFGLYMLLGMSRFKMSLILMAETFLIGLAALAVGLFSGYILTQITSVLMGTILAVPIHYQFIFSTQGARRTIYCFSGIFVLIMFLNQRKLRKITLNELFNAHRTQEMLRNVSVWWTVFQLIGAIAILIFDYLWVLKAGQLIFFMPIIVGIGIFATILLFKSMAEFVEYFVHINRSRYYRNLNLFVVRQVSNKIRSTYRVMAVVSITLLFGITILATGLNLNKRISNFAVETIPYDASFTFMYDDVGTVKNYYNDLNLNEYFSSGFQINLYRSESFDTEVFNIYDDIGEEKPVNEPLALMTLSDYNKVRTIQNKPLLTLSKNQIYFQPDYNNLITMRARLVDVLDYRKPLTLGSVDYFLQPYDEANFVIFSNQSNGYPILVAHEDDVNSIKATWPDVFIKTVVSGNALHSTEGDIERILEHVQERQTQDLTNYYDTDVLTRYNSGLTGMGTEIIIAAIGLYVGMVLLIVSLVILALQQLSEASDNQGRYETLRKIGASHAMINRALLKQTALYFFIPLGVALIHTVVGLIAVERNLNLINLGYTSNVLSVSTVVIVFMFYLIYFVITYFNSKRIIKVKRK, from the coding sequence ATGGTCATAAAAATGGCATTTAAAAACGTTCGAAAAAGCTATAAAGACTATACCGTGTATTTTGTGACACTGGCTTTTTCTGTAGCACTTTTCTATATTTTTGGATCCTTTCAAGATCAAGCGGGAATCTTGGAACTTACAAATCAAATGGGACGAACGTTTGAACTGGTATCAGAAGCCCTCAATGTGATACCTTTTATAGTCGTCGTAATCTTTGCTTTCCTTATCGTCTATGCAAATAATTTCATCATTGGCAGACGAAAACAAGAGTTTGGATTGTACATGCTTTTGGGGATGTCACGTTTTAAAATGTCATTGATTTTGATGGCAGAAACATTTTTAATTGGATTGGCTGCACTTGCAGTAGGCCTGTTCTCAGGCTATATCTTAACGCAAATTACGAGTGTGTTGATGGGGACAATCCTAGCGGTTCCGATTCACTATCAATTTATCTTTTCAACACAGGGGGCGCGGCGAACGATTTATTGTTTTAGTGGAATCTTTGTATTGATTATGTTTCTTAATCAACGGAAACTGCGGAAGATTACGTTAAATGAATTGTTTAATGCTCATAGAACACAAGAGATGTTGCGAAATGTTTCGGTTTGGTGGACGGTATTTCAACTTATTGGGGCGATTGCGATTTTGATTTTTGATTACTTATGGGTTCTTAAAGCAGGGCAACTTATCTTCTTTATGCCGATTATTGTTGGGATTGGAATCTTTGCGACAATCCTTTTATTTAAATCTATGGCAGAATTTGTGGAATATTTTGTACATATAAACCGCTCACGATACTATCGCAACCTTAATTTATTTGTCGTTCGACAAGTTTCAAATAAAATTCGTTCGACATATCGTGTCATGGCCGTGGTATCCATTACCTTATTGTTTGGTATTACTATTTTAGCGACGGGGCTAAACCTTAATAAACGCATTTCTAATTTTGCGGTTGAAACCATTCCTTATGATGCCTCATTTACGTTTATGTATGATGACGTGGGAACTGTGAAAAATTACTATAACGATTTAAATCTTAATGAATATTTTAGTTCGGGTTTTCAAATCAACCTCTATCGATCGGAATCTTTTGATACGGAGGTATTCAATATTTATGATGATATTGGTGAAGAAAAACCCGTTAATGAACCTTTGGCTCTCATGACGCTAAGTGATTACAATAAAGTTCGAACCATCCAAAATAAACCGTTGTTGACGCTTTCGAAGAATCAAATCTATTTTCAACCGGATTACAACAATCTCATTACAATGCGTGCGCGTTTGGTTGATGTCCTTGATTATCGAAAACCCTTAACCTTAGGTTCTGTTGACTATTTCCTACAACCTTATGATGAGGCAAATTTTGTGATTTTTTCGAATCAGTCAAATGGCTATCCAATCCTTGTAGCTCATGAAGATGATGTCAATTCGATAAAGGCCACCTGGCCCGATGTTTTTATAAAAACTGTAGTAAGTGGCAATGCACTACATTCAACTGAAGGAGATATTGAACGTATTCTAGAACATGTTCAAGAAAGACAAACCCAAGATCTCACAAATTATTATGATACCGATGTACTTACAAGATATAACTCGGGGCTTACAGGTATGGGAACTGAAATTATTATTGCTGCAATTGGCCTGTATGTGGGGATGGTGCTTCTTATTGTTAGTCTCGTTATTTTGGCGTTACAACAGTTATCGGAGGCTAGCGATAATCAAGGGCGGTATGAAACCCTGCGTAAGATCGGGGCATCACATGCCATGATTAATCGAGCATTGTTGAAACAGACGGCCTTATACTTTTTCATCCCACTAGGGGTTGCATTGATTCATACGGTAGTCGGTTTGATTGCAGTTGAGCGAAATTTAAACCTTATAAATTTAGGGTACACATCAAATGTACTCAGTGTGTCAACAGTGGTTATTGTCTTTATGTTCTACTTGATCTATTTTGTGATCACTTATTTCAACAGCAAACGTATTATTAAAGTAAAACGCAAATAA
- a CDS encoding thermonuclease family protein, with protein MNNKNKQKTANMLLKITLFAVLVIVFILTEFMKPNINSNKEQATLSKCIDGDTAQLNIGGKKEKVRFIAVDTPELRQNDEYNPQFYAEEASSFTCNHLKSAKTIELEYDPNADKYDKYGCVIAWVRVDDVLLQELLVSGGYAKVKYIYGDYLYVDQLNRLQNQAKKQNIGLWRDKGRH; from the coding sequence ATGAACAATAAAAATAAACAAAAGACTGCAAATATGTTACTTAAAATCACGCTATTCGCCGTTTTAGTAATCGTATTTATTCTAACAGAATTTATGAAACCAAATATAAATTCAAACAAGGAACAGGCTACACTAAGTAAGTGTATTGACGGGGATACAGCACAGCTAAACATTGGTGGGAAAAAAGAGAAAGTTCGTTTTATTGCTGTTGATACACCTGAATTACGTCAAAATGATGAGTACAATCCTCAGTTTTATGCTGAAGAGGCAAGTTCGTTCACATGCAATCATTTAAAAAGTGCAAAAACGATTGAACTTGAATATGATCCCAACGCAGATAAATACGACAAGTATGGATGTGTGATAGCGTGGGTGCGTGTTGATGATGTACTTTTGCAAGAACTCCTGGTTTCGGGCGGCTACGCTAAAGTGAAATACATTTACGGAGACTATCTTTATGTAGATCAACTGAATCGTTTGCAAAATCAAGCGAAAAAGCAAAATATTGGCCTGTGGCGTGATAAAGGTAGACATTAA
- the ytvI gene encoding sporulation integral membrane protein YtvI yields MIEKRKNFIINILYFAISFSLAALVLKFSTKYLMPFIIGFVIAFLLKPVISKLTKKIGNQKGSSLLVVILFYILLAAAIFWILVAVIAGIQNFAKAVPSFYQTTLSPAIESIIVWVEGAVVNLDPDVIDIIESIGRSVVQSIDGIFKGISGGTINFITRLISSIPSVLISILIAIISSFFFTLDYQGIVNSVMGMIPLKQRTLILDIKDGLISVLGKYLRAYAKLMSLTFVELSIAFFVLGIHNPIGLAFMVAIIDILPVLGTGTVMIPWFIIELIMGNTPLGVGLMITYIIITVIRNILEPKIVGDQIGLHPLATLILIYVGLKMFGFVGLFALPISATILKTLHDEGKITIFRRDEDLNQTAIED; encoded by the coding sequence ATGATCGAAAAACGTAAAAATTTTATAATTAATATTTTATATTTTGCAATAAGTTTTAGTCTTGCTGCTTTAGTACTTAAGTTTTCAACAAAATACTTGATGCCCTTTATTATTGGTTTTGTGATTGCATTCTTGTTGAAGCCGGTAATATCTAAATTAACGAAAAAAATTGGAAATCAAAAAGGGTCTTCACTTTTAGTTGTTATTCTTTTCTATATATTATTAGCTGCGGCTATTTTTTGGATCTTGGTAGCGGTTATTGCAGGCATCCAAAATTTTGCTAAGGCTGTTCCAAGTTTTTATCAAACGACACTCTCTCCAGCAATCGAATCAATTATTGTTTGGGTTGAAGGTGCGGTCGTAAATCTCGACCCTGATGTAATTGATATTATTGAATCAATCGGTCGCTCTGTGGTGCAAAGCATCGATGGGATTTTCAAAGGGATTTCGGGTGGTACAATAAACTTTATAACACGATTAATTTCCTCGATTCCAAGTGTATTAATTTCAATCCTTATCGCGATTATTTCATCGTTCTTCTTTACACTTGACTATCAAGGGATTGTAAATAGTGTGATGGGAATGATTCCACTTAAACAAAGAACGTTAATCTTAGATATTAAAGATGGACTCATTTCAGTTCTAGGAAAATATTTAAGAGCATATGCCAAGTTGATGTCATTAACGTTTGTTGAATTATCAATCGCATTCTTTGTTCTTGGAATTCATAACCCAATAGGATTAGCCTTTATGGTAGCAATCATTGATATTCTTCCAGTTCTTGGTACTGGGACAGTTATGATTCCTTGGTTCATTATTGAACTCATTATGGGAAACACACCACTCGGTGTTGGTTTAATGATTACTTACATCATTATTACCGTCATTCGAAATATCTTGGAACCAAAGATTGTTGGAGATCAAATTGGATTGCATCCCCTTGCAACCCTTATCCTTATATATGTAGGGTTGAAGATGTTTGGTTTCGTAGGTTTATTCGCACTTCCAATCTCGGCAACAATTCTTAAAACGCTTCATGACGAAGGTAAAATAACCATCTTTCGCAGAGATGAAGATTTGAATCAAACGGCCATAGAGGACTAG
- the rpsL gene encoding 30S ribosomal protein S12, which produces MPTINQLIQKGRTKRVYKSKSPALGRSLNTIKRQTTKVNSPQKRGVCTRVGTMTPKKPNSALRKYARVRLSNGMEVTAYIPGIGHNLQEHSVVLIRGGRVKDLPGVRYHIVRGTMDCAGVTDRRQSRSLYGTKKPRQED; this is translated from the coding sequence ATGCCTACAATTAACCAATTGATTCAAAAAGGTCGTACAAAACGCGTTTACAAATCGAAATCACCGGCATTAGGTCGTAGTTTAAATACGATTAAACGTCAAACAACTAAAGTAAATAGTCCACAAAAACGTGGAGTATGTACACGTGTTGGTACAATGACACCTAAGAAACCTAACTCAGCATTACGTAAATATGCACGTGTTCGTTTGAGTAATGGTATGGAAGTTACGGCTTATATTCCAGGAATCGGTCACAACTTACAAGAACATAGTGTTGTTCTTATTCGTGGTGGTCGTGTTAAAGACTTACCTGGGGTTCGTTACCACATCGTTCGTGGAACAATGGACTGTGCTGGTGTAACTGACCGTCGTCAAAGCCGTTCACTATACGGTACTAAAAAACCAAGACAAGAAGATTAA
- the rpsG gene encoding 30S ribosomal protein S7 yields MPRKGHVPKRDVVADPIYNSKLVTRLINRIMIDGKKGLAQSILYNAFAIIEEKTGRQPMEVFEEALDNVLPVLELKARRVGGSNIQIPIEVTQERRLTLGLRWIVQYSRSRGEKTMEERLAAEIIDASNGVGASVKKRDDVHKMAEANKAFAHYRW; encoded by the coding sequence ATGCCTAGAAAAGGACATGTTCCAAAGCGCGACGTAGTTGCTGACCCAATTTACAATTCAAAATTAGTAACACGTTTAATCAACAGAATCATGATTGATGGTAAAAAAGGTTTAGCACAATCAATTCTTTATAACGCTTTTGCAATTATTGAAGAAAAAACAGGTCGCCAACCAATGGAAGTATTTGAGGAAGCTTTAGACAACGTATTACCAGTCTTAGAACTTAAAGCTCGCCGAGTTGGTGGATCAAACATCCAAATCCCTATTGAAGTAACTCAAGAACGTCGTTTGACACTTGGACTTCGTTGGATTGTTCAATATTCACGTTCACGTGGAGAAAAAACAATGGAAGAACGCTTAGCTGCTGAAATCATCGATGCATCAAATGGTGTAGGTGCTTCAGTTAAGAAACGTGACGATGTGCATAAAATGGCTGAAGCCAATAAAGCATTCGCACACTACCGTTGGTAA